In Streptomyces liangshanensis, the DNA window ACCGCGAGGCGCAGCCCGGGGAAGCGGGTGAAGAGGGCCGGCAGGAGGACGTGGGCCTGGACACGCGCCAGGTGGGGGGCCACGCAGTAGTGCGGGCCGTGGCCGAAGGCGAGGTGGTTCGGGCCGGGGCGGTGGGCGTCGATCTCCGCCGGGCAGGCGAACACGCCGGGGTCGCGGTTGGCGGCCCAGTACTGCACGTAGACGACGTCCCCGGCGCGGACGGTGACCTCTCCCACCGCCACGTCCTCGACCGCCACGCGGGGCTGGCCGATGCCGTTCTTGTGAGGGATCCAGCGCAGCAGTTCCTCGACCAGCAGGGGGACGGACAGGTCGCCGGCGCGCAGGGCCTCGACCAGGTGGGGCCGGCGCAGCAGCGCGAAGACCATGTTGGCGAGGTTGTTGCGCACCGGGTGCCAGCCGTTCAGCGCGGTGAGGGAGGCCATGGCGAGCGCCTCCTCGCCGGTGACCCGTTCCTCGTCGACGGCGCGGGCGACGTCCGACATCAGGTCGTCGGCGGGTGCGGCGCGGCGCCGCTCGATCAGGTCGCGGAAGTACCCGGCCGCCTCGTCGCGCAGGGCCCGGGCCCGCGCCGCGTCGGCCTCGTCCCGGGGCCGTACGAGAATGCCCTCCGCCCAGCTCCGGATCCGGGGGCGGTCCGCGGGCGGGAAGCCGAAGATCTCGCCGACCAGGGTCAGCGGCAGCGGGGAGACGACGGCCTCGATGAGGTCCGTGGGCGGCCCGGCCGCCTCCAGGCCGTCCAGCAGCTCGGCCACCAGCGTCTCCACGCGGGGGCGCAGGGCCTTCATGCGGGCCTCGGAGAAGGCGGGGGTGACGACGGAGCGGATCCGGGTGTGGTCGGGCGGGTCGATGAAGCTGACGCTGGCGCCCATCGGGATGAGGTGGCGGTTCATCGTGGGGAAGGGCCGGCCGGTGATGCGGCGGCTGAAGCGGGGGTCGGACGTCACGAACCGGACTTCGTCGTACCGGGTGACGAGCCAGCACTCCTTCAGTTCCTCGCCCTGGGGCAGCAGGATCTTCATCGGAGGTCCCTGCTCCAGCGCGTGGGCGAGGAACGGGTCGAAGTCCAGTCCTGGCAGGTCGGGGGGCCCGTACTCGGGGGGGCTCATCAGGGACACGGCGTTTCCTCCGGCACATGAGCGTCCCGGCCGCCGGGGCGGCCGGGCCTGGTCGGTGCTCCATCGTGTCGCACCAGGGCGGCGGAAGACCGGGGCCGGGCGGGGCACCACGCGGTGTGTCACCCGTGCGAGTGACGGCGGTACGGGACCGGCGCGGCCCCGCCCGGTCCCGTACCGGATCAGGCGGTACCGGCCGCGGGGGCCGGGGCCCGCGCGGTGAGGAGGAGGTCCTCGTACGCGTGGTGGTGGCGGGTGCCGGTGCGGTGGTGCAGGAGCGCGGCCGCCCTGGCGGGTTCGCCCGCGTCGACCAGGGCGCGGGCCAGGGTGTCCTGGACGATCTCCCGCTCCACCCGTACCCCGCCGATCCGCGCGGTCCGGTCGCCCAGCGCCTCCAGCAGGCCGGCCGCCTCCCGGGGGCGCCCCGCGGTGATCTCGGCCAGGGCCAGGACCACGGGGGCGAGGACGTCGCGGTGGTCGGGGCGCGGGTCGGCCGCCGCCCGGCGCGCCAGCCGCTCCAGGTCGTCGGTCGCGGCCTCCACCGCGAGGGCGAGGGCCAGGTTGAACGTGTGGAAGACCTCCGCCGTACCGCCGGGCGCGGCGAGCAACTCCCGTACGTGCTCCAGATCGCTGCGGCCGGCCGGGGCCTGCCCCACCAGCAGCAGGCGCCAGTTCGTCGCCGCCCGCATCCCGACGTCCTCGCGCGGAAGCGCCGCGTCGGCGCGGCGGCGGGCGTCCTCGAAGTCGCCGCACGCGATCGACCGCAGCGCGGCGTGCCAGCTCAGATGCCGCGTCTGTACGGCCCCCGGGTCCGCCGCCAGCCACCGGTCCAGGAAGGCGGTCGACGCGGGGCCCGTCCCCCACTCGTGCTCGGCGTGCGCGAGGGCGTGCACCGCCACGCCCGACCGGGGGTGGAGGGCCAGGGCCCGCTCGGCCAGGCCGTGCGCCTCGCGCACCCGGCCCTGCTCCGCCCGGACCGACGCGAGCCAGCTCGTCCACGGCCAGTTGTCCGGACCGGCCAGGGCGGCCTGCCGCTCCACGAGCGCGTCGCCGCGCTTCCGGTAGGCGTCGTCCTCGCAGGAGGAGAAGGCGCCCACCATCAGCCCGGCCGGCTCGTCGGCCGGCCAGCGCGCGAAGTGCGCCTCCAGGTGATCGGCCGTCAGCCGGTACTGCCGGTGCGTGTAGAGGAAGATCCCGTACACGAGGCTGGCCTCCCGCTCCCCGGCCGCGCACGCGTCCCGGTGGGCGAGGACGAGCTGTTCCCTCAGTACGGTGTCGTCGAGCCGGTCGGCGGTCGCCAGGGTCAGCAGGCCCCGCGCCACCCCGCAGTCCGGCTCCCCGCCCACCCACTCCCGCAGCAGGGGCAGCGCCCGCCCGCTCAGGGCGAGCAGCGCCACCGCCGCCCGGTCCCCGAGCGTCCCGCCCGTGGTCACGGTGTCCATCGTGTCACCGTGCGCGCCCGCATCAGTACGCGGCCGGGATGATCGCGGTGCAGACGATGCCGCTGTTGCCGCAGTGGTTGCGCGCGAGGTGCAGCGGCAGCCCGACGTGGTTGCCGCTGCCCAGGCCGCTCCCCGCCACCGTCGCGCCCGCCGCCCGGGCGCCGCCCTGGTTGGCGCAGGTGTTGCCGAACGCCGCGTTCCCGACCCCGACCACGTTCGCCTGCGCGGCGCCGGCGGGGAGTAACGCCGCCCCGGCGACCGCGCCCAGCACCGCCGCCCGCGCGACCGTGGTCCCCGTGTTCCGTGTCTCGACGCCCATGGCGCTCCTCCTTCGCCCGGGACCGCGTCCCGGCTCGTCACCGATCACACCCAAGCCGGGCATAACGGCCCGTCTCGCGCATCAACGACAGAACGCGCCTTCCGACACGCGGCCATCGCTTGACAGGACCCCAGAAACGATCCTGCGGACGGGCGGGCGTGTCCCGTGCGAAAAGAGTTCGCGGAACTTCGGCGGGCGATGTCGAGAAGCCGCGGGCGGCTCCGTCCCCGGGGTGAACGCGACGACAATGGGTCGCACCAGCACCGAGGAGAACGACCATGGCCAAATACCTGCTGCTCAAGCACTACCGAGGCGCGCCCGCACCGGTCAACGACGTCCCCATGGACCGGTGGACACCGGAGGAGATCTCGGCCCACGTCCAGTACATGAACGACTTCGCGGCGCGGCTGGAGACGACCGGCGAGTACGTCGACAGCCAGGCGCTCTCCGCCGAGGGGACGTTCGTCCGCTACGACGGCGAGGGGCGCCCGCCGGTCACCGACGGGCCCTTCGCGGAGACCAAGGACGTCATCGCCGGGTGGATGATCATCGACGTCGACAGCTACGAGCGCGCCGTGGAGCTGGCCGGCGAGCTGTCGGCCGCGCCCGGGGCGGGCGGCGAACCGATCCACGAGTGGCTGGAGCTGCGCCCGTTCCTGGGCGTGCACCCCACCGTCACGGAGTGACCGGCGGCGTGGACGAGGCACTGCTCAGGAGCCTGACGCCGGGGGTGCTCGGGATCCTCGTCCGCCGCGGGGCGGACTTCGCGGCGGCCGAGGACGCCGTACAGGACGCGCTGGTCGACGCGGTCCGCGCCTGGCCGGCCGACCCGCCGCGGGACCCGAAGGGCTGGCTGGTCAGCGTGGCGTGGCGGCGGTTCCTCGACGCGACCCGGTCGGACGCGGCCCGCCGCCGGCGGGAGGAGCGCGTCGAGGAGGAGCCCGTACCGGGGCCGGTGGCCGCCGCGGACGACACGCTCCAGCTCTACTTCCTGTGCGCGCACCCGTCGCTGACGCCGTCGTCGGCGGTGGCGCTCACGCTGCGTGCCGTGGGCGGGCTGACCACCCGGCAGATCGCCCAGGCGTACCTGGTGCCCGAGGCGACCATGGCGCAGCGCGTCAGCCGGGCCAAGCGGACCGTCTCCGGGGTGCGCCTCGACCGGCCCGGCGACGTCGCGACCGTGCTGCGCGTCCTCTACCTGGTCTTCAACGAGGGGTACTCCGGGGACGTCGACCTCGCGGCCGAGGCCATCCGGCTCACCCGCCAGCTCGCGGCGGCGATCGACCACCCGGAGGTGGCGGGGCTGCTCGCGCTGATGCTGCTCCACCACGCCCGGCGCGCGGCCAGGACCGCGCCGGACGGCAGCCTCGTACCGCTGGCCGAGCAGGACCGGAGCCGGTGGGACACCGGGGCGATCGCCGAGGGGGTCGCGATCCTCCAGGGGGCGCTGGCCCGGGACCGGTTGGGCGAGTTCCAGGCGCAGGCCGCCGTCGCGGCGCTGCACGCGGACGCGCCGACCGCCGGGGAGACGGACTGGGTGCAGATCGTGGAGTGGTACGACGAGCTGGTCGGCCTGACCGGCAATCCGGTCGTCCGGCTCAACCGCGCGGTGGCGGTCGGCGAGGCGGACGGGCCGCGCGCCGGCCTGGCCGCGCTCGCGGAGCTGGACGACACGCTCCCCCGCCACACCGCGGTGGCCGCGTACCTGCACGAGCGGGACGGCGATCCGGTGACGGCGGCGCGGCTCTACGCGGAGGCGGCCCGGAAGGCCCCGAACCTCGCCGAACGCGACCACCTGACCCGTCAGGCGGCCCGCCTCAACGCGGGGCGCGGCGGCTGACGGGGCGTGGTGGCCGAGCTCGGTGGCCGACCGGGCGTGGCCGGACGGTGGAGCGTTACGCGCCCGCTCACCACCAGGTGGTGGGGTACACCTCGCGCTGCACCCGGGAGGACACCATCTGCACCAGGACGAGCAGCGACGCGCCCACGGCCAGCAGGGGCACGAAGTGGCTCGCGCGGGGTTCGGTCAGCATGATCGTGATCACGGTCGCCATGGCCGGCGGGTGGGCCATCTTGAGCACGAGCGCCAGGCCGATGGCCACCCCGCAGGCCACGGCGGCGGCCCAGGGGCCGTGCCAGCCGAGGCCGAGGACGCCGAAGCAGACCAGGCACGCCAGCATGTGCGCGCCGAGGACGTGCCGGGGCTGCGCGAGGGGCGCGGCGGGGGTCGCGGTGATGATCGCCGTGCTGGCCGCGAGGGGCGGTATCAGCACCGGCTGGCGCAGGGCCGTCCCCACGGCGACCAGGACGGTCAGCGCGACCCAAGTGGTGACGGCCGCCGACGCGGCCGTACGCCGGGACGGGCGTGGCTCGGCGACCCGCCACCAGCGGGGCTCGGGCTCCGGCGCCGGATCGTCGGCGGCCTCGTTCTCCTGGGTTCCCGACGGGCTATGCGCCATGGGTACGACGCTCCCGCCCGTGGATCTCGGGACGGGCAAGCGGCGGGTACGCCCTCGCGGCGTGGCAAGTCAGCACAGTGCTCCTCCGAAGCGCCCTCGCTCACGGCCCACGGCGGCTCGTCGCCCGCGACGTCGGAGGACGCCCCGGAATCGTGACGTCCGCGAGGCCGGTCCGTCCAAGACCTCTTGTCGATCAGGTCATCGACGCCGCCGATCAAACGCCCCCGGCCTCCGGCCCCGCCTTCGCATCCGCGACCCGGCAGGCGATCATGGGCGGGCAGATGTGAGCTGATCGGCAGGGGGTTGGGCATGACGGTCGACACGGCGGGGTCCGGGGAGGCCCGGCGGGTGGCGGGTCTGGTCGCGGCGCAGGAGAAGGCGATCGCGCTGTTCGCCGAGGTGGAGGCGCGGGGCCTGGTCGCTCCCGGCGTCGGGGAACGCGAGGCGAGCGACCGCGTCAGGGACCTGGCGAACGAGCTGTTCGGCACGACGAGGCACTGGCACAAGCGGATCATCCGCTCGGGCCCCAACACCCTGCTCCCCTACCGGGAGACGCCGCCGGACCGCGTCATCGGCGAGGACGACATCGCCTTCGCCGACTTCGGCCCGATCTTCGAAGAGTACGAGGCGGACTTCGGCCGCACGTACGTGTTCGGCGGCGACCCGGTCAAGCACCGCCTCCGCGACGACCTGCCCCGGATCTTCGACGCCGGGCGCGCCGCCTTCGCCGCCGACCCGCACATCACCGGCGCCCGCCTGTACGCCGAGGTCGAGCGCCTGGCCGCCGAGGCGGGCTGGAGCGTCGGCATCTGGCACGCGGGTCACCTCGTCGGCGAGTTCCCGCACGAGACGAACGACGGCGCGAAGGCGGAGTCGTACATCACGCCGGAGAACCACCACCCGCTGCGCCGCACCGACCGCGCGGGGCGGGTCTGCCACTGGATCCTGGAGCTCCACCTCGTCGACGAGCGGCGCGGCTTCGGCGGCTTCTACGAACAGTTGCTGGACCTGGCGTGACCGCCGCCCTGCTGGGGTTCGCGCTGTTCGCGCTGGTGGTGACCGTCGTACCGGGACCCGACCTGCTGCTGGTGCTGCGCAACTGCCTGCGCGGCGGGCGCCGGGCCGGGGCGGCGACGGCGCTCGGCGCGGCGGCGGGTTCGCTGGTGTGGGCGGTGGCCGCGGCCGCGGGGCTGGCCGCCGCGCTCCAGCGGTGGGACGCGGCGTTCCTGGCCGTACGGCTGGCCGGGGCCGCGTACTTGACGGCGCTGGGCGTCCAGGCGCTGTGGTCCCTGCGCGCCGGTCCGGCCGCCGGTGGCGGCGCGCCCGCGTCACCGGGGCCGGCGGAACGGGAGGAGACCTCCGTACCGCACGCCCTGCGCCAGGGGGTGGTGAGCTGCCTGCTCAACCCGAAGGTCGGGATCTTCTTCGTGGCGGTGGCGCCGCAGTTCCTGCCCGAGGGGCACGCGGTGCTGACGACGACGTTGCTGTTCGGCCTCGTCGACGCGGTCGTCGCCGCTTGCTGGCTGCTGCTCGTGGCCTTCTGCGCGGACCGCCTCCTGGCCGCGCTGCGGCGTCCCCGCGTGGCCCGGGTGCTGGAGGGCACGGCGGGCGGGGCACTGGTGACGCTCGGCGCGCTCACCGCCGTCGAGGCCGCCCGCGCCTAGGGCCTGTCCGGCGGATCTTCGTGGATCAGCCTGCGGCGTCTGGTGCCGTGCCTCGCAAGGCGGAGGACCGACCATGTACTGGATGTACTTGGTCGGTCCGACAACGCCGCGAGGTGCGGTGCCAGGCGTCGCAGGCCCACGAAGATCCGCCGGACAGGCCCTAGGGCCGGCCCCTGGGGGATGTCCTGCGCGTTCCCGGGGGCGGCCTTCCGGGGCGGTCCGTTACGGCGTCCGGGGCGGTCCCCGCGGTATGCGGGGACCGCCCCGGAGGTGGGTGCCGGACGGGAGGGCCGTGCGGGCGCCGAACCGCGTCAGACCTCCAGATCGGCCTCGATCCGCATCAGCTGGTGGCGGGCCATCGCCAGATTCGCGCGGTTCTTGTCCAGCGCGAGGTAGAGGAAGAGGCCGTTCTTGCCCCGGCCCTTGAGGAGCCGGATCAGGTGGTACTGGGTGCCGAGCGTGATGAGGATGTCCTCGATCTCGTCCTTGAGGCCCAGCATCTCCATCGTGCGGACCTTGGCGCGGACCACGTCGGTGTTGCCGGCGGCGGCGACCGTCAGGTCGAGGTCCTTGCCCCCGCCGAGGGTGCCGAGGGCCATACCGCTGGAGTAGTCGACGAGGGCGGCGCCGAGGGCGCCTTCTATGGATGTGGTGGCTTCCTTGAGAGCGGCTTCGGTGGTGACCATGGTGAGTGCACTTCCCTTTCGTCTTCTGCGTGGGCGTTCTGCCGGGGTGTTGGGGGGTTGGGGTGGGGATGGAGGTGGAGGTGGGGCGGGATCGGTCACGGGCGGGGGTCAGCTCCTCGATCGCCGGTCGAGCGCGTCGTCGACCAGTTCGCCGATGCGGGCGCTGGAGCGGCGCGCTTCGAGATGGAGCCGGCCCACGTTGGTCCGGGGCTCGGCCAGCAGCGTCAGGACCGCCGAGGAGCCGGCCGCGTACGTGGCGACGTAACCCCGCTCCCCACGGACCAACTGCTCCCGGAACGGGCCCTGTTCGGTGGACTCGGTCAGCCGGAGCGCGACACCCAGCGCGGCGGCGGTGAGCGCCGCCATGGACTCCGCCTCGACGCCCGGGGCGTCCTGGGCCAGCACCAGCCCGTCGGTGGTGGCGGCGAGCGCGCCGGTGAGTTGCGGGAGTACGGCGCGCAGCCGTCTCAGTTCGCCGAGCACCTCGGCTTCCGCCGTCATCAGTTGTCTCCTCTCGGCGCGTTGGCGCAGTGCGCGCCTCATGACGGAAGGTCGGAAGAGCGGACCGACGGGGTGCCGGGCG includes these proteins:
- a CDS encoding HPP family protein, which codes for MAHSPSGTQENEAADDPAPEPEPRWWRVAEPRPSRRTAASAAVTTWVALTVLVAVGTALRQPVLIPPLAASTAIITATPAAPLAQPRHVLGAHMLACLVCFGVLGLGWHGPWAAAVACGVAIGLALVLKMAHPPAMATVITIMLTEPRASHFVPLLAVGASLLVLVQMVSSRVQREVYPTTWW
- a CDS encoding chaplin family protein, whose product is MGVETRNTGTTVARAAVLGAVAGAALLPAGAAQANVVGVGNAAFGNTCANQGGARAAGATVAGSGLGSGNHVGLPLHLARNHCGNSGIVCTAIIPAAY
- a CDS encoding cytochrome P450; its protein translation is MSPPEYGPPDLPGLDFDPFLAHALEQGPPMKILLPQGEELKECWLVTRYDEVRFVTSDPRFSRRITGRPFPTMNRHLIPMGASVSFIDPPDHTRIRSVVTPAFSEARMKALRPRVETLVAELLDGLEAAGPPTDLIEAVVSPLPLTLVGEIFGFPPADRPRIRSWAEGILVRPRDEADAARARALRDEAAGYFRDLIERRRAAPADDLMSDVARAVDEERVTGEEALAMASLTALNGWHPVRNNLANMVFALLRRPHLVEALRAGDLSVPLLVEELLRWIPHKNGIGQPRVAVEDVAVGEVTVRAGDVVYVQYWAANRDPGVFACPAEIDAHRPGPNHLAFGHGPHYCVAPHLARVQAHVLLPALFTRFPGLRLAVPPEEVEFQKDALIRGPVTLPVAW
- a CDS encoding RNA polymerase sigma factor; protein product: MDEALLRSLTPGVLGILVRRGADFAAAEDAVQDALVDAVRAWPADPPRDPKGWLVSVAWRRFLDATRSDAARRRREERVEEEPVPGPVAAADDTLQLYFLCAHPSLTPSSAVALTLRAVGGLTTRQIAQAYLVPEATMAQRVSRAKRTVSGVRLDRPGDVATVLRVLYLVFNEGYSGDVDLAAEAIRLTRQLAAAIDHPEVAGLLALMLLHHARRAARTAPDGSLVPLAEQDRSRWDTGAIAEGVAILQGALARDRLGEFQAQAAVAALHADAPTAGETDWVQIVEWYDELVGLTGNPVVRLNRAVAVGEADGPRAGLAALAELDDTLPRHTAVAAYLHERDGDPVTAARLYAEAARKAPNLAERDHLTRQAARLNAGRGG
- a CDS encoding YciI family protein; translation: MAKYLLLKHYRGAPAPVNDVPMDRWTPEEISAHVQYMNDFAARLETTGEYVDSQALSAEGTFVRYDGEGRPPVTDGPFAETKDVIAGWMIIDVDSYERAVELAGELSAAPGAGGEPIHEWLELRPFLGVHPTVTE
- a CDS encoding M24 family metallopeptidase produces the protein MTVDTAGSGEARRVAGLVAAQEKAIALFAEVEARGLVAPGVGEREASDRVRDLANELFGTTRHWHKRIIRSGPNTLLPYRETPPDRVIGEDDIAFADFGPIFEEYEADFGRTYVFGGDPVKHRLRDDLPRIFDAGRAAFAADPHITGARLYAEVERLAAEAGWSVGIWHAGHLVGEFPHETNDGAKAESYITPENHHPLRRTDRAGRVCHWILELHLVDERRGFGGFYEQLLDLA
- a CDS encoding LysE family translocator, which codes for MTAALLGFALFALVVTVVPGPDLLLVLRNCLRGGRRAGAATALGAAAGSLVWAVAAAAGLAAALQRWDAAFLAVRLAGAAYLTALGVQALWSLRAGPAAGGGAPASPGPAEREETSVPHALRQGVVSCLLNPKVGIFFVAVAPQFLPEGHAVLTTTLLFGLVDAVVAACWLLLVAFCADRLLAALRRPRVARVLEGTAGGALVTLGALTAVEAARA
- a CDS encoding roadblock/LC7 domain-containing protein yields the protein MRRALRQRAERRQLMTAEAEVLGELRRLRAVLPQLTGALAATTDGLVLAQDAPGVEAESMAALTAAALGVALRLTESTEQGPFREQLVRGERGYVATYAAGSSAVLTLLAEPRTNVGRLHLEARRSSARIGELVDDALDRRSRS